TGGTCGTAAGCTTCATCAGGTTCTGATAACCTTCATACGTTTCAGCTAAGAGTAATAAGTGGTAAAGTTTCTGTTCCCCTTTTACCATCTTCCGGTCTAGAGGTTGATTCGTGACGTAGGCTTCAACGCCAATGATGGGCTTGATACCGTGTTGTTTACACGCTTTGTAAAAGGGGATTGTCCCGTACATAGACCCATGATCCGTCAGCGCTAAGGCTTGCATGCCTTGCGCTTTTGCAGTTTCAACGAGTTGCTCTATTCGACCTGCTCCATCAAGCAAGCTGTACTCGCTATGCACATGCAGGTGAACAAAATCTTGTATCATCTCAATCCCCCCTTGTATCTTAATCCCCATTTTAACCGGGTCTATCATTTCGCTCTTCATGTCCTTCATGTATAATTGTATAATAGATGATTAAATCGAAAAAGGATAGGAGAAGCGATGAGCAAAAAACAGTTTTTAATTGCGGTTGATTTAGATGGTACACTGTTAACGGACGAAGATAAAGCCATTACGCCACGGACAAAGAAAGCATTACACCAAGCGATGGACCAGGGACACAAAGTTGTGATTGCCACGGGCAGACCATTTCGAGCTAGTGAAATGTACTATAAAGAGCTAGGGCTAAATATGCCGATTATTAATTTCAATGGTGCTCTCGTCCATCATCCACAAGACACTTCATGGGGGACGTATCACTTTCCATTGAATTTAAGTACAGCTCAAAGTGTTGTAGAGACGTCTGAAACGTTCGGTGTACAGAATATTATGGTCGAAGTGATGGATCATGTTTTTATTAGAAAACACGACGATATGATTATCGACACTTTCTTTGGACCTGATACAGAAGTATCCCTACTTAAGGATACCCTTCACACCGACCCTACCTCTGTGCTCATATATCCCTATGAACATAATGTCGATGAGCTTAGAAGACGACTAGATCAACAACATGCCGAGGTCATAGAACATCGCAAATGGGGTGCACCCTGGAACGTGATCGAAGTGATACGCCGCGGGCTAAATAAGGCGGTCGGTTTGGAGCGAATTTGCCATCATTATAATATCCCCGTCGAGAACGTCATTGCGTTCGGTGATGAAGATAATGATTTTGAAATGATAGAGTTTGCAGGGACGGGTGTAGCCATGGAAAACGCCATTCCAGAGTTAAAGCGTAGAGCAAATGCCATAACACTGACCAATGAAGAAGAAGGCATTGCTGACTTTTTAGAAAAAAACGTCTTGTAAGCGTTAATTGTCCAATGGACTCATGATCCTGTCCACTTCCCCATATACATGGTAGTAATGCATACGTAGGGGAGAGATGATCATGAGTTTTTTAGTAACCATTATTTTAGATTTCTTTGTCGCCTTCGGTGTTTTAATCGGAGGTTGCTTGTTAGGTGGTCTTGGGGCCATCATCATTGCTCAACCAACACATCCCCCTTTAGATCTCATGTCTCATCTTGCTGATAAAATTAAAATATGGGCCGTTGTCGCAGCGATAGGTGGGACCATTGACACACTGTCTGCCATTGAAAGGGGCTTTTTCTCCGGGTCGCACGGGGAGGTCGTTAAGCATCTCCTCTTTATCTGTAGCGCCTTTTTGGGTGCACATGCGGGCACCATTATTATTAAATGGTTTGTGGGGGAATACTGATGAGAGTCCCTTCACCGGCACTCATAGATAAGCTCACTCGTTATATCGCCACTTTTGTTCTAGGCGCTGTGATTGGGGCGATTATTATTTTGTACATTCATGGAAGTACGCTCAATGATGTGATGAAACAGAATCGACAGTTGACGTTGGACAATATCAAACTGATGGATGATATCGAAACACTCGAAGAGGACAAATCAGAACTGTCTAGACAAAGACAACAGAAAATAGCCATTCGTCGCATAGATGTCCAAATCGTTCAACAACCTGACGAAGACCCGATTGATGAGTTAGTAGAGAAAGAAATGGCGGAGCACCTGCGAAGAGACCTCAAGTTTCTTATTCAACTCCCACTTGAAAGTGTCGCTGAGACGTCAGAGGCGATCCATCACCTTGTGAATGAG
This is a stretch of genomic DNA from Caldalkalibacillus salinus. It encodes these proteins:
- a CDS encoding Cof-type HAD-IIB family hydrolase produces the protein MSKKQFLIAVDLDGTLLTDEDKAITPRTKKALHQAMDQGHKVVIATGRPFRASEMYYKELGLNMPIINFNGALVHHPQDTSWGTYHFPLNLSTAQSVVETSETFGVQNIMVEVMDHVFIRKHDDMIIDTFFGPDTEVSLLKDTLHTDPTSVLIYPYEHNVDELRRRLDQQHAEVIEHRKWGAPWNVIEVIRRGLNKAVGLERICHHYNIPVENVIAFGDEDNDFEMIEFAGTGVAMENAIPELKRRANAITLTNEEEGIADFLEKNVL
- a CDS encoding YtrH family sporulation protein — encoded protein: MSFLVTIILDFFVAFGVLIGGCLLGGLGAIIIAQPTHPPLDLMSHLADKIKIWAVVAAIGGTIDTLSAIERGFFSGSHGEVVKHLLFICSAFLGAHAGTIIIKWFVGEY